A segment of the Myotis daubentonii chromosome 6, mMyoDau2.1, whole genome shotgun sequence genome:
gggagataacgacctgctggcttaggcctgctcccgggtggcagagggcaggcccaatccctaggtgcagcccctggtcgggctcagagcagggccatttggggagttggggcaccaccccatgtcatgcacagagcagggaggatcaggaggttgcgatgccaccctcagtcacgctcagggtagggccgattgggggattggggcaccgccccctgtcacactcaaggcagggtcgatggggaggttgcggtgcaaccccctgtcacgcacagagcagggccaatcagggggttggggcgctggcccctgtcactcacagagcagagcccatcagaggggttggggcgccgccactctcacactcagggcagggccgaaggggaggttatggctctaccccgtcacacacagagcaggacccgttggggggggggcgggggggagggggttggggcactgcaccctgtcacacacagagccgcagagcgatcagggggttgggcagctcccccctatcaggtacagagcagggctgatcagggggttggggcgccttcccctgtcccgaacagagcagggcggatagggaggttgtggccccgccccctgtcgcacacagagccgcagggcgatcagggggttcagggggtttgggcactgccccctgtcacactgatgccggtgccgggaggcctcgcagctccgctgatccccgtgcactgggtgtgtgtgtgggggggggagtgtccctcaggccagcctgccccctctcacatactgggagccctcaggcgttgacccccatcaccctccaatcgcaggatcggccccttgcccaggcctgatgcctctggcctaggcgttcggcccgggcagcagggacccgcagctgcagcggccccacgatcgtgggctccgctttaggcccaggcaagggacccctagctcctgggactgccagcttcgaccgtgcccagctcccatcgctggctccacccctacttcctgctatcactggccagggcggaaaaggcacctgattctctgatcatggctggggggcagggcaaaggcagccccagggccgcctttgccctgcaccccagctcttagctcccccctgggtttccgatcactgtcagtggcagggggcttcttcctgctttccctttggtctccctgcattgtgcctacatatgcaaattaacctccatcttgttggcagttaactgccatctcagttggcagttaatttgcatatagccctgattagccaatgaaaagggtagctcgtacgccaattaccatttttctcttttattagtgttgactagaggtccggtgcacaaaaatttgtgcacttgggagggggggagaggggtccctcagcatggcctgtgccctctcgcagtctggaacccctcgggagataacgacctgctggcttaggcctgctcccgggtggcagagggcaggcccaatccctaggtgcagcccctggtcgggctcagagcaggaccgattggggagttggggcgccgccccctgtcatgcacagagcagggtggattgggaggttgcgatgccaccctcagtcacgctcagggtagggccgattggggggtggggcaccgccccctgtcacactcaaggcagagtcgatggggaggttgtggcgccaacccctgtcatgcacagagcagggccaatcggggttggggcgctgccccctgtcacgcacagagcagggtcgatcagggggttggggagctccccgctgtcacgcacagagcagggcccatcagggggttgaggagctccccgctgtcactcacagagtagggccgataggggagttgtggcactgccccctgttacacacagagcagggcagatcagggggttggggcgccgccactgtcatactcagggcagggctgatggggaggttatagctctaccctgtcacacacagagcagggcccgtggggtgggagggttggggcaccgcaccctgtcacacacagagccgcagggcgatcagggagttggggagctccccccatcaggcacagagcagggctgatcaaggggttgaggcgccttcccctgtcaggaacagagcagggcggatagggaggttgtggccccgccccttgtcacacacagagccgcagggtgatcagggggtttgggcgctgccccctgttatgctgatcccagtgccgggaggcctcgtggctctgcttatcccggtgctgggaggcatattacccttttactatataggatagaggcctggtgcatgggtgggggctggctggtttgccctgaagggtgtcctggatcagggtgggggtccccactggggtgcctggccagcctggatgaggggatgatggctgtttgcagctggtcacacacccttcagggtgggggtccccactgaggtgcctggccagtctgggtgaggggctgagggctgttttcaggctgggactgaagctcccaactgctccttttttacttttctttttttttcattctgggccagctttagctctggctccagctcttaggcctccactcctgaaagcaggtatctggtttgtttcggttctataatcaaaactctgtatcaactccagctctgagatcccagctggctgaaagctggtttctggggttttgtttagcttctatatatgttacaatgtttcttttttttttttaatattatgaaactaagacttttttatttatagtttaccCCCAAGCTACAAGCACTCTTTACCATTAAATCACATATGCATACACAATTACAACAGTTTGCTGTATTATGTGAACATACCatcacattaaatataaataattttctatttcataGCTTAATTGGCTCATAAACAGTTTCCCTAGGAGGAAAAAAGTGTTTTGTGTTCTTTAAGAAACTGGCATATATAAATGAAGTGCTACATGTTCACTTAGACTTTGAGTAAACCTAAAGATGAAGCTTTTGGGGGTTTTCATATAGTGAACGCTGGAATGGTGGTGATAGATGCAATCCTTTGCAAGTCAGAGGATAGTCTAAATGGAAAAAACTTGACATATGAttgtttaaaggaaaaaaataatcaaagtcAAGAAAAAATGTTGAATATCTACTCTTAAAGAGAACAGTGCTATACAATACAAAAATGAAACCTACAAATTCAAAATACactcattttaatgttttaaaaggcAGACCAAAATAACTGATAGGCAGAGAGTCCAGACCAATCATAGATGAggtagatgtaaaaaaaaaacaaacatgatatAATGATTTGACCTCTAATTTTCCATAAAGAAAATTAGTCATGACTAATTAAAATTTCACAAGTATTTATGTTTGTAGTAATATTTTAATgcacaaaatataaacaatacaATGTGTGAGTTTTCCCCCTTAGGTTTATAAGATATCAAACCTGTtttaatacatttacttttaaaagccTTCTGTTTAGCAGCACATGCTATACAAGTACATACACACTAGTCTTTTACTCtaattagttttcatttcaaactaGTGACTTGCCTTTTTAACCATAGCTTTATACATTTCATTTCCCTTATAAAACACTTGATATTTCTAGTGGTAAATTTTAGTCAACATATTACACAGAcaaaatctggatttttaaaaatgaatattgttAGTACTGTAGCATGATGGGTTTAATTGAACATGAagcataataaaaattacattgtaCTGCTTAAACTAAGTCACAGCTGTAGGATTTTAGAgaacaatgaatgaataagtaagatGAGTTTTCATCAGTGGCCATTCATTATTTTGCTTTTCGGAACCTGGAAGAAATTGTCTTCTTTGAGTTTCAAATGCTCTGGTAAATCTAGTCGTTTCTTAGCTTCCTCAATATCACCTTGAATTGCTGAAATAAGTGACTCTAAAGAATCCAAGTTCTTTTCTGGTCCGAGGTGGCCAGCAATGGCCACATTGAGGATTTCCCCATAGCAGTCCTCTTTGAAGGCACGTATGACATGAGTCTCCATGGACTTCTTCATGTTCTTGTAGCATGGGTTCCACCCTATGCTCACCACCATCTTATGGACTTCTCCAGTTCCCACACTGGCCCATCTGTAATAAATGCCAGTGGACACATCAGCGGGAAGATTATCGACCACTTGTTCAGGAAAGTTGGCCGTGGGGATGCCCAGCTGCTTGGAGCCGCGGCCAAAGCCCTGCACGACCTCGCCGTGGCAGAAGTACGGCAGAGGCTTCATGACGCCGTCCGCTCGGCTCTCGGGCTGCGGCCCAGTCCTCAGGTCCGGAGGAGCCGCCGTGGAGGTGGTGCCCAGACCCACAGACCAGCCCGGGGATGCGGGCGGGAGCGCggctggagggcggggcaggagcaCAACGGGCTGCGCGGTGCTGAGGACA
Coding sequences within it:
- the LOC132237568 gene encoding riboflavin kinase-like; its protein translation is MQLLLDQQREGLARSVLSTAQPVVLLPRPPAALPPASPGWSVGLGTTSTAAPPDLRTGPQPESRADGVMKPLPYFCHGEVVQGFGRGSKQLGIPTANFPEQVVDNLPADVSTGIYYRWASVGTGEVHKMVVSIGWNPCYKNMKKSMETHVIRAFKEDCYGEILNVAIAGHLGPEKNLDSLESLISAIQGDIEEAKKRLDLPEHLKLKEDNFFQVPKSKIMNGH